The following coding sequences are from one Canis lupus baileyi chromosome 19, mCanLup2.hap1, whole genome shotgun sequence window:
- the USP19 gene encoding ubiquitin carboxyl-terminal hydrolase 19 isoform X19, with protein sequence MSGGASATGPRRGPPGLEEATSKKKQKDRANQESKDGDPRRGSASSREEQAKEELLLDWRQSADEVIVKLRVGAGPLRLEEVDAAFTDTDCVVRLPGGRQWGGVFYAEIESSCTKVQARKGGLLQLALPKKVPLLTWPSLLAEAEEQLRVPPLNPQTCLLGSEENLALLTGEKTVSPRNDPVSPAMSRSRDPEKGDRSKEEMAVAADAVTLVDEPESMVNLAFVKNDSYEKGPDSVVVHVYVKEIRRDTSRVLFREQDFTLIFQTRDGNFLRLHPGCGPHTLFRWQVKLRNLIEPEQCTFCFTASRIDICLRKRQSQRWGGLEAPAARVGGAKVAVPTGPTPLDSAPPGGTPHPLTGQEEARAVEKEKPKPRSEDTGLDGVAARTPMEHVAPKPEPHLASPKPTCMVPPMPHSPVSGDSVEEEEEEEKKVCLPGFTGLVNLGNTCFMNSVIQSLSNTRELRDFFHDRSFETEINYNNPLGTGGRLAIGFAVLLRALWKGTHHAFQPSKLKAIVASKASQFTGYAQHDAQEFMAFLLDGLHEDLNRIQNKPYTETVDSDGRPDEVVAEEAWQRHKMRNDSFIVDLFQGQYKSKLVCPVCAKVSITFDPFLYLPVPLPQKQKVLPVFYFAREPHSKPIKFLVSISKENSSASEVLDSLSQSVHVKPENLRLAEVIKNRFHRVFLPSHSLDTVSPSDTLLCFELLSPELAKERVVVLEVQQRPQVPSIPISKCAACQRKQQSEDEKLKRCTRCYRVGYCNQLCQKTHWPDHKGLCRPENIGYPFLVSVPASRLIYARLAQLLEGYARYSVSVFQPPFQPGRMALESQGPGCTTLLSTSSLEAGDSERDPIQPPELQLVTPVAEGDTGVPRAWAAPDRGPVPSTSGVSSEVLASGPVEVGSLPAGERVSRPEAAVPGYQHPSEAMNSHTPQFFIYKIDASNREQRLEDKGDTPLELGEDCSLALVWRNNERLQEFVLVASKELECAEDPGSAGEAARAGHFTLDQCLNLFTRPEVLAPEEAWYCPQCKQHREASKQLLLWRLPNVLIVQLKRFSFRSFIWRDKINDLVEFPVRNLDLSKFCIGQKEEQLPSYDLYAVINHYGGMIGGHYTACARLPNDRSSQRSDVGWRLFDDSTVTTVDESQVVTRYAYVLFYRRRNSPVERPPRAGHSEHHPDLGPAAEAAASQASRIWRELEAEEEPVPEGPVPLGPWGPQDWVGPPPRGPTTSDEGCLRYFVLGTVAALVALVLNMFYPLVSQSCWR encoded by the exons ATGTCTGGTGGGGCCAGCGCCACAGGCCCAAGGAGGGGTCCCCCAGGATTGGAGGAGGCCACCAGTAAGAAGAAGCAGAAGGATCGAGCAAACCAGGAGAGCAAGGATGGAGATCCTAGGAGAG GGTCGGCATCTTCTCGGGAGGAGCAGGCCAAAGAGG AGTTGTTGCTTGATTGGAGGCAGAGTGCAGATGAGGTGATTGTCAAGCTGCGTGTGGGAGCAGGTCCCCTGCGGCTGGAGGAAGTGGATGCTGCTTTCACGGACACAGACTGCGTGGTGCGGCTTCCAG GTGGTCGGCAGTGGGGTGGTGTTTTCTACGCTGAAATAGAAAGTTCTTGCACCAAAGTACAAGCTCGTAAAGGTGGCCTCCTGCAGCTGGCACTGCCCAAGAAGGTGCCTCTGCTCACATGGCCCTCTCTTCTG GCAGAAGCTGAGGAACAGCTCCGGGTACCACCATTGAACCCCCAGACCTGCCTCTTGGGCTCAGAGGAGAATCTAGCACTCTTGACAGGAGAAAAGACTGTGTCTCCCAGGAATGACCCAGTCTCCCCAGCCATGTCCCGGAGCAGAGACCCTGAGAAAGGTGACCGTTCCAAAGAGGAGATGGCAGTGGCAGCAGATGCTGTAACCTTGGTGGATG AGCCGGAATCCATGGTGAACCTGGCATTTGTCAAGAATGACTCATATGAGAAGGGGCCAGATTCCGTGGTGGTGCACGTGTACGTGAAAGAAATCCGCAGGGACACCTCTCGAGTGCTTTTCCGCGAGCAGGACTTCACACTTATCTTCCAGACCAG GGATGGAAACTTCCTGAGACTACACCCGGGCTGTGGGCCCCACACCCTCTTCCGTTggcaggtgaagctcag GAACCTGATTGAACCTGAGCAGTGCACCTTCTGCTTCACCGCCTCTCGCATTGACATCTGCCTCCGTAAGCGGCAAAGTCAGCGCTGGGGGGGCCTGGAGGCCCCAGCTGCACGAG TGGGTGGTGCAAAGGTTGCCGTGCCGACAGGTCCAACCCCTCTGGATTCAGCACCACCAGGAggcacccctcaccccctcacaGGACAGGAGGAAGCTCGGGCTGTGGAGAAGGAAAAACCCAAGCCTCGGTCTGAGGACACGGGGTTGGATGGTGTGGCTGCCCGTACGCCCATGGAGCATGTAGCCCCAAAGCCAGAGCCACACCTGGCCTCG CCCAAGCCCACATGTATGGTGCCTCCAATGCCCCATAGCCCAGTGAGTGGAGAcagtgtggaggaagaggaggaggaagagaagaaggtgTGTCTGCCAGGCTTCACTGGCCTTGTCAACCTAGGCAACACTTGCTTCATGAACAGTGTTATTCAGTCTTTGTCTAACACTCGGGAGCTCCGTGACTTCTTCCATG ACCGCTCCTTTGAGACTGAGATCAACTACAACAACCCATTGGGGACTGGTGGGCGTCTGGCCATTGGCTTTGCTGTGCTGCTCCGGGCGCTATGGAAGGGCACTCACCATGCCTTCCAGCCTTCCAAGTTGAAG GCCATTGTGGCGAGCAAGGCCAGCCAGTTCACAGGCTATGCACAGCATGATGCCCAGGAGTTCATGGCTTTCTTGCTGGATGGGCTGCATGAAGACCTGAATCGCATTCAGAACAAGCCATACACAGAGACTGTGGACTCGGATGGGCGGCCTGATGAG GTGGTGGCTGAAGAAGCATGGCAGCGGCATAAGATGCGGAATGACTCTTTCATCGTAGACCTATTTCAGGGGCAGTATAAGTCGAAGCTGGTGTGCCCTGTGTGTGCCAAG GTCTCCATCACTTTCGACCCATTCCTCTACCTGCCGGTACCCTTGCCACAGAAGCAGAAGGTTCTCCCCGTCTTCTATTTTGCCCGGGAGCCCCACAGCAAGCCTATCAAG TTTCTGGTGAGCATCAGCAAGGAGAACTCCAGCGCAAGTGAAGTGTTGGACTCCCTCTCTCAGAGTGTCCACGTGAAGCCTGAGAACCTGCGTCTGGCTGAG GTGATAAAGAATCGTTTCCACCGTGTGTTCCTGCCCTCCCACTCATTGGACACCGTGTCCCCATCTGACACACTCCTCTGCTTTGAGCTGCTATCCCCAGAGTTGGCTAAGGAACGGGTGGTGGTGCTAGAGGTGCAGCAG CGCCCCCAGGTGCCCAGCATCCCCATCTCCAAGTGTGCAGCCTGCCAGCGGAAGCAGCAGTCAGAAGATGAGAAGCTGAAGCGTTGTACTCGGTGCTACCGCGTGGGCTACTGCAACCA gcTCTGCCAGAAAACCCACTGGCCTGACCACAAGGGTCTCTGCCGCCCTGAGAATATTGGCTACCCATTTCTGGTCAGTGTACCTGCCTCACGTCTCATTTACGCTCGTCTTGCTCAGCTGCTAGAGGGCTATGCCCG GTACTCTGTGAGTGTATTCCAGCCACCCTTCCAGCCTGGCCGCATGGCCTTGGagtcccagggccctggctgcACTACGTTGCTCTCCACTAGCTCCCTGGAGGCTGGGGACAGTGAGAGGGACCCGATTCAGCCGCCTGAGCTCCAGTTGGTGACCCCTGTGGCTGAGGGGGACACAGGGGTCCCTCGGGCATGGGCGGCCCCTGACCGGGGCCCTGTGCCCAGCACCAGTGGCGTTTCTTCTGAGGTGCTGGCCAGTGGGCCTGTTGAAGTTGGCTCCTTGCCTGCTGGTGAGAGGGTGTCTCGGCCCGAAG CTGCTGTGCCCGGATATCAGCATCCAAGTGAAGCCATGAACTCCCACACACCCCagttcttcatctataaaattgatgCATCTAACCGAGAGCAGCGGCTAGAGGACAAAG GAGACACCCCCCTGGAGCTGGGTGAGGACTGTAGTCTGGCTCTAGTCTGGCGAAACAATGAGCGTCTACAGGAGTTTGTGTTGGTAGCCTCCAAGGAGCTGGAATGTGCTGAGGATCCAGGGTCTGCTGGTGAGGCTGCCCGTGCTGGCCACTTCACTCTGGACCAGTGCCTGAACCTCTTCACTCGGCCTGAGGTGCTGGCACCGGAGGAGGCttg GTACTGCCCACAGTGTAAACAACACCGAGAGGCCTCCAAGCAACTGTTGCTATGGCGCCTTCCTAACGTACTTATTGTTCAGCTCAAGCGCTTCTCCTTTCGGAGTTTCATCTGGCGTGACAAGATCAATGACTTGGTGGAGTTCCCTGTTCG GAATCTGGACCTGAGCAAGTTCTGCATCGGTCAGAAAGAGGAACAGCTGCCTAGCTACGACCTGTATGCTGTCATCAACCACTACGGAGGCATGATTGGCGGCCACTACACTGCCTGTGCGCGTCTACCCAATGACCGCAGCAGCCAGCGCAGCGACGTGG GCTGGCGCTTGTTTGATGACAGCACGGTGACAACAGTAGACGAGAGCCAGGTCGTGACGCGTTATGCCTATGTACTCTTCTACCGTCGGCGAAACTCTCCTGTGGAGAGGCCCCCCAGGGCAGGTCACTCTGAGCACCACCCAGACCTAGGCCCTGCAGCTGAGGCTGCTGCCAGCCAG GCTTCCCGGATTTGGCGGGAGCTGGAGGCCGAGGAGGAACCGGTACCCGAGGGGCCTGTGCCCCTGGGTCCCTGGGGGCCCCAAGACTGGGTGGGCCCCCCACCACGTGGCCCTACCACATCAGATGAGGGCTGTCTCCGGTACTTTGTTCTGGGC
- the USP19 gene encoding ubiquitin carboxyl-terminal hydrolase 19 isoform X21, with product MSGGASATGPRRGPPGLEEATSKKKQKDRANQESKDGDPRRGSASSREEQAKEELLLDWRQSADEVIVKLRVGAGPLRLEEVDAAFTDTDCVVRLPGGRQWGGVFYAEIESSCTKVQARKGGLLQLALPKKVPLLTWPSLLAEAEEQLRVPPLNPQTCLLGSEENLALLTGEKTVSPRNDPVSPAMSRSRDPEKGDRSKEEMAVAADAVTLVDGKEPESMVNLAFVKNDSYEKGPDSVVVHVYVKEIRRDTSRVLFREQDFTLIFQTRDGNFLRLHPGCGPHTLFRWQVKLRNLIEPEQCTFCFTASRIDICLRKRQSQRWGGLEAPAARGAVGGAKVAVPTGPTPLDSAPPGGTPHPLTGQEEARAVEKEKPKPRSEDTGLDGVAARTPMEHVAPKPEPHLASPKPTCMVPPMPHSPVSGDSVEEEEEEEKKVCLPGFTGLVNLGNTCFMNSVIQSLSNTRELRDFFHDRSFETEINYNNPLGTGGRLAIGFAVLLRALWKGTHHAFQPSKLKAIVASKASQFTGYAQHDAQEFMAFLLDGLHEDLNRIQNKPYTETVDSDGRPDEVVAEEAWQRHKMRNDSFIVDLFQGQYKSKLVCPVCAKVSITFDPFLYLPVPLPQKQKVLPVFYFAREPHSKPIKFLVSISKENSSASEVLDSLSQSVHVKPENLRLAEVIKNRFHRVFLPSHSLDTVSPSDTLLCFELLSPELAKERVVVLEVQQRPQVPSIPISKCAACQRKQQSEDEKLKRCTRCYRVGYCNQLCQKTHWPDHKGLCRPENIGYPFLVSVPASRLIYARLAQLLEGYARYSVSVFQPPFQPGRMALESQGPGCTTLLSTSSLEAGDSERDPIQPPELQLVTPVAEGDTGVPRAWAAPDRGPVPSTSGVSSEVLASGPVEVGSLPAGERVSRPEAAVPGYQHPSEAMNSHTPQFFIYKIDASNREQRLEDKGDTPLELGEDCSLALVWRNNERLQEFVLVASKELECAEDPGSAGEAARAGHFTLDQCLNLFTRPEVLAPEEAWYCPQCKQHREASKQLLLWRLPNVLIVQLKRFSFRSFIWRDKINDLVEFPVRNLDLSKFCIGQKEEQLPSYDLYAVINHYGGMIGGHYTACARLPNDRSSQRSDVGWRLFDDSTVTTVDESQVVTRYAYVLFYRRRNSPVERPPRAGHSEHHPDLGPAAEAAASQGLGPGQAPEVAPTRTAPERFAPSVDRPAPTYSNMEEVD from the exons ATGTCTGGTGGGGCCAGCGCCACAGGCCCAAGGAGGGGTCCCCCAGGATTGGAGGAGGCCACCAGTAAGAAGAAGCAGAAGGATCGAGCAAACCAGGAGAGCAAGGATGGAGATCCTAGGAGAG GGTCGGCATCTTCTCGGGAGGAGCAGGCCAAAGAGG AGTTGTTGCTTGATTGGAGGCAGAGTGCAGATGAGGTGATTGTCAAGCTGCGTGTGGGAGCAGGTCCCCTGCGGCTGGAGGAAGTGGATGCTGCTTTCACGGACACAGACTGCGTGGTGCGGCTTCCAG GTGGTCGGCAGTGGGGTGGTGTTTTCTACGCTGAAATAGAAAGTTCTTGCACCAAAGTACAAGCTCGTAAAGGTGGCCTCCTGCAGCTGGCACTGCCCAAGAAGGTGCCTCTGCTCACATGGCCCTCTCTTCTG GCAGAAGCTGAGGAACAGCTCCGGGTACCACCATTGAACCCCCAGACCTGCCTCTTGGGCTCAGAGGAGAATCTAGCACTCTTGACAGGAGAAAAGACTGTGTCTCCCAGGAATGACCCAGTCTCCCCAGCCATGTCCCGGAGCAGAGACCCTGAGAAAGGTGACCGTTCCAAAGAGGAGATGGCAGTGGCAGCAGATGCTGTAACCTTGGTGGATGGTAAAG AGCCGGAATCCATGGTGAACCTGGCATTTGTCAAGAATGACTCATATGAGAAGGGGCCAGATTCCGTGGTGGTGCACGTGTACGTGAAAGAAATCCGCAGGGACACCTCTCGAGTGCTTTTCCGCGAGCAGGACTTCACACTTATCTTCCAGACCAG GGATGGAAACTTCCTGAGACTACACCCGGGCTGTGGGCCCCACACCCTCTTCCGTTggcaggtgaagctcag GAACCTGATTGAACCTGAGCAGTGCACCTTCTGCTTCACCGCCTCTCGCATTGACATCTGCCTCCGTAAGCGGCAAAGTCAGCGCTGGGGGGGCCTGGAGGCCCCAGCTGCACGAG GTGCAGTGGGTGGTGCAAAGGTTGCCGTGCCGACAGGTCCAACCCCTCTGGATTCAGCACCACCAGGAggcacccctcaccccctcacaGGACAGGAGGAAGCTCGGGCTGTGGAGAAGGAAAAACCCAAGCCTCGGTCTGAGGACACGGGGTTGGATGGTGTGGCTGCCCGTACGCCCATGGAGCATGTAGCCCCAAAGCCAGAGCCACACCTGGCCTCG CCCAAGCCCACATGTATGGTGCCTCCAATGCCCCATAGCCCAGTGAGTGGAGAcagtgtggaggaagaggaggaggaagagaagaaggtgTGTCTGCCAGGCTTCACTGGCCTTGTCAACCTAGGCAACACTTGCTTCATGAACAGTGTTATTCAGTCTTTGTCTAACACTCGGGAGCTCCGTGACTTCTTCCATG ACCGCTCCTTTGAGACTGAGATCAACTACAACAACCCATTGGGGACTGGTGGGCGTCTGGCCATTGGCTTTGCTGTGCTGCTCCGGGCGCTATGGAAGGGCACTCACCATGCCTTCCAGCCTTCCAAGTTGAAG GCCATTGTGGCGAGCAAGGCCAGCCAGTTCACAGGCTATGCACAGCATGATGCCCAGGAGTTCATGGCTTTCTTGCTGGATGGGCTGCATGAAGACCTGAATCGCATTCAGAACAAGCCATACACAGAGACTGTGGACTCGGATGGGCGGCCTGATGAG GTGGTGGCTGAAGAAGCATGGCAGCGGCATAAGATGCGGAATGACTCTTTCATCGTAGACCTATTTCAGGGGCAGTATAAGTCGAAGCTGGTGTGCCCTGTGTGTGCCAAG GTCTCCATCACTTTCGACCCATTCCTCTACCTGCCGGTACCCTTGCCACAGAAGCAGAAGGTTCTCCCCGTCTTCTATTTTGCCCGGGAGCCCCACAGCAAGCCTATCAAG TTTCTGGTGAGCATCAGCAAGGAGAACTCCAGCGCAAGTGAAGTGTTGGACTCCCTCTCTCAGAGTGTCCACGTGAAGCCTGAGAACCTGCGTCTGGCTGAG GTGATAAAGAATCGTTTCCACCGTGTGTTCCTGCCCTCCCACTCATTGGACACCGTGTCCCCATCTGACACACTCCTCTGCTTTGAGCTGCTATCCCCAGAGTTGGCTAAGGAACGGGTGGTGGTGCTAGAGGTGCAGCAG CGCCCCCAGGTGCCCAGCATCCCCATCTCCAAGTGTGCAGCCTGCCAGCGGAAGCAGCAGTCAGAAGATGAGAAGCTGAAGCGTTGTACTCGGTGCTACCGCGTGGGCTACTGCAACCA gcTCTGCCAGAAAACCCACTGGCCTGACCACAAGGGTCTCTGCCGCCCTGAGAATATTGGCTACCCATTTCTGGTCAGTGTACCTGCCTCACGTCTCATTTACGCTCGTCTTGCTCAGCTGCTAGAGGGCTATGCCCG GTACTCTGTGAGTGTATTCCAGCCACCCTTCCAGCCTGGCCGCATGGCCTTGGagtcccagggccctggctgcACTACGTTGCTCTCCACTAGCTCCCTGGAGGCTGGGGACAGTGAGAGGGACCCGATTCAGCCGCCTGAGCTCCAGTTGGTGACCCCTGTGGCTGAGGGGGACACAGGGGTCCCTCGGGCATGGGCGGCCCCTGACCGGGGCCCTGTGCCCAGCACCAGTGGCGTTTCTTCTGAGGTGCTGGCCAGTGGGCCTGTTGAAGTTGGCTCCTTGCCTGCTGGTGAGAGGGTGTCTCGGCCCGAAG CTGCTGTGCCCGGATATCAGCATCCAAGTGAAGCCATGAACTCCCACACACCCCagttcttcatctataaaattgatgCATCTAACCGAGAGCAGCGGCTAGAGGACAAAG GAGACACCCCCCTGGAGCTGGGTGAGGACTGTAGTCTGGCTCTAGTCTGGCGAAACAATGAGCGTCTACAGGAGTTTGTGTTGGTAGCCTCCAAGGAGCTGGAATGTGCTGAGGATCCAGGGTCTGCTGGTGAGGCTGCCCGTGCTGGCCACTTCACTCTGGACCAGTGCCTGAACCTCTTCACTCGGCCTGAGGTGCTGGCACCGGAGGAGGCttg GTACTGCCCACAGTGTAAACAACACCGAGAGGCCTCCAAGCAACTGTTGCTATGGCGCCTTCCTAACGTACTTATTGTTCAGCTCAAGCGCTTCTCCTTTCGGAGTTTCATCTGGCGTGACAAGATCAATGACTTGGTGGAGTTCCCTGTTCG GAATCTGGACCTGAGCAAGTTCTGCATCGGTCAGAAAGAGGAACAGCTGCCTAGCTACGACCTGTATGCTGTCATCAACCACTACGGAGGCATGATTGGCGGCCACTACACTGCCTGTGCGCGTCTACCCAATGACCGCAGCAGCCAGCGCAGCGACGTGG GCTGGCGCTTGTTTGATGACAGCACGGTGACAACAGTAGACGAGAGCCAGGTCGTGACGCGTTATGCCTATGTACTCTTCTACCGTCGGCGAAACTCTCCTGTGGAGAGGCCCCCCAGGGCAGGTCACTCTGAGCACCACCCAGACCTAGGCCCTGCAGCTGAGGCTGCTGCCAGCCAG